One Diabrotica virgifera virgifera chromosome 3, PGI_DIABVI_V3a genomic window carries:
- the LOC114324765 gene encoding high mobility group protein 20A, whose protein sequence is MEEVSNTMITEQPNAVESSASTNSKIIENPENTLKPKVLKAKKRKKPKDSTAPRVPLTGYVRYLNDRREAVRSTNPNLTFADITKMLASEWSNLPVNKKQQYLDAAEQDRERYTKEYNAYKQTEAYKIFTQQQNEKKIKEVKEKEDIVKIPNLAYNNHPGLNKDQQDVDYGNFDIPIFTEEFLDHNKTRDTELRQLRKINIDFEQQNAILSKHIENMKMAISKLEFELIQQEKNNLSLNKHLNHLKNTLIDGFGGTVLPGIKDVATIQNIDNYMTNLHSILLENSSSHSNLLQVVRDIVGKLEFNG, encoded by the exons ATGGAAGAGGTTTCAAACACCATGATTACAGAACAACCAAATGCAGTGGAATCAAGTGCTTCAACTAATTCTAAAATAATAGAAAACCCAGAAAACACTTTAAAACCTAAGGTATTGAAAGCGAAAAAACGTAAGAAGCCGAAAGATAGTACTGCACCTAGAGTGCCTCTTACTG GTTACGTGAGATACTTAAATGATCGAAGAGAAGCTGTACGAAGCACCAATCCAAACTTAACATTCGCTGATATAACTAAAATGTTAGCTAGCGAATGGAGCAATTTGCCAGTGAATAAAAAACAGCAATACTTAGATGCAGCAGAACAAGACAGAGAACGTTATACGAAGGAATATAATGCATATAAACAAACTGAAGCCTACAAAATTTTTACGCAACAACAGAACGAAAAGAAAATTAAAGAagttaaagaaaaagaagatattgTTAAAATACCTAATCTC GCTTACAATAACCATCCAGGTTTAAATAAAGATCAACAAGATGTAGACTATGGCAATTTCGACATACCTATTTTTACTGAAGAATTTCTTGACCACAACAAAACAAGGGATACGGAATTGAgacaattaagaaaaataaacatAGATTTTGAACAGCAGAATGCCATACTTTCCAAGCATATAGAAAACATGAAGATGGCTATATCGAAATTAGAATTCGAATTAATACAACAAGAAAAAAATAATCTGTCTCTTAACAAACATTTAAATCATTTGAAGAACACGTTAATCGATGGATTTGGGGGTACAGTATTACCAG GTATCAAAGATGTTGCTACCATACAAAATATTGACAATTATATGACAAATCTCCATTCAATACTCTTGGAAAACAGCAGTAGCCATTCCAATTTATTACAAGTAGTGCGAGATATTGTAGGAAAGTTGGAGTTTAATGGATGA